Proteins from a single region of Streptomyces sp. HUAS 15-9:
- a CDS encoding TetR/AcrR family transcriptional regulator has translation MTSVHEPARQRGRVRDAARTRAEILDVATQEFARAGYDGARVDEIAARTRTTKRMIYYCFGGKAQLFTAVLERAYGVIREAEQALDVEHLDPVAAIRRLAELTFDHHERHPDFIRLVGIENIHGAEHIAASQKLGRTGSPALDVIGRVLASGQESGLFAADVDAVDVHAMICSFCFFRVSSRHTFGALFGRDLVDPARREHYRTMLGDMVIAYLTAERAAD, from the coding sequence ATGACCAGCGTCCACGAACCGGCACGACAGCGCGGGCGTGTCCGTGACGCCGCTCGTACCCGGGCCGAGATCCTCGACGTGGCGACGCAGGAGTTCGCCCGGGCCGGCTACGACGGGGCCCGGGTCGACGAGATCGCCGCCCGCACCCGTACCACCAAGCGGATGATCTACTACTGCTTCGGCGGCAAGGCGCAGCTGTTCACGGCCGTCCTGGAGCGGGCGTACGGCGTGATCCGCGAGGCCGAGCAGGCGCTCGACGTGGAGCACCTGGACCCGGTCGCGGCCATCCGGCGGCTGGCCGAGCTCACCTTCGACCACCATGAGCGGCACCCGGACTTCATCCGGCTGGTCGGCATCGAGAACATCCACGGGGCCGAGCACATCGCCGCCTCCCAGAAGCTGGGGAGGACCGGCTCGCCCGCGCTCGACGTGATCGGCCGCGTCCTGGCCTCGGGGCAGGAGTCGGGCTTGTTCGCGGCCGATGTAGACGCCGTTGACGTGCACGCGATGATCTGCTCGTTCTGCTTCTTCCGGGTCTCCAGCCGGCACACCTTCGGCGCCCTGTTCGGCCGGGACCTGGTCGACCCCGCCCGGCGCGAGCACTACCGGACGATGCTCGGCGACATGGTGATCGCCTACCTCACGGCGGAGCGGGCGGCGGACTGA
- a CDS encoding MerR family transcriptional regulator, which produces MLIGDLAARTGTTTRALRYYEEQGLLESERTAAGYRVYGPGAETRVRNVRDLLASGFTVENVKTFVRYLDSDLPDVFAYSRSCAHN; this is translated from the coding sequence ATGCTGATCGGGGACCTGGCCGCGCGGACGGGAACCACCACCCGTGCCCTGCGCTACTACGAGGAGCAGGGCCTGCTGGAGTCCGAGCGGACCGCGGCCGGGTACCGCGTGTACGGACCCGGGGCCGAGACCAGGGTCCGCAACGTCCGTGACCTGCTGGCCTCCGGGTTCACGGTGGAGAACGTCAAGACCTTCGTCCGCTACCTCGACAGTGATCTGCCCGACGTGTTCGCGTACTCGCGGTCGTGTGCCCACAACTAG
- a CDS encoding 6-phospho-beta-glucosidase → MKLTILGGGGFRVPLVYGALLTDRGEGRVTEVVLHDLDDGRLRAIARVLAEQASNVADAPPVTATTDLDEALRGADFVFSAIRVGGLEGRAQDERVALAEGVLGQETVGAGGIAYGLRTVPVAVDIARRVARLAPDAWVINFTNPAGLVTEAMSRHLGDRVIGICDSPVGLGRRIARVLGASPEEAWIDYVGLNHLGWVRGLHIAGRDELPRLLADPDLLGSFEEGKLFGTDWLRSLGAIPNEYLHYYYFNRETVRAYQQADKTRGAFLRDQQAHFYEEMRDPDAPALAAWDRTRAEREATYMSENRETAGAGERDADDLSGGYEKVALALMRAIARDERTTLILNVRNVNTLSVLDRDAVIEVPCLVGANGAHPVAVDPLPGHATGLVCAVKAVEREVLAAAESGSRTRAVKAFALHPLVDSVNVARRLVEGYTAVHPGLAYLG, encoded by the coding sequence GTGAAGCTGACGATTCTGGGCGGCGGCGGATTCCGTGTGCCGCTCGTGTACGGGGCGCTGCTGACCGACCGCGGCGAGGGTCGGGTGACGGAGGTCGTCCTGCACGATCTGGACGACGGCCGGCTGCGCGCGATCGCCCGGGTACTGGCCGAACAGGCGTCGAATGTCGCCGACGCGCCCCCGGTGACGGCCACCACCGACCTCGACGAGGCCCTGCGCGGTGCCGACTTCGTCTTCTCCGCGATCCGCGTCGGCGGTCTGGAGGGCCGCGCCCAGGACGAGCGGGTCGCGCTCGCGGAGGGAGTGCTCGGCCAGGAGACGGTCGGCGCGGGAGGCATCGCCTACGGTCTGCGGACGGTCCCCGTCGCCGTCGACATCGCCCGGCGGGTGGCCCGTCTCGCCCCCGACGCCTGGGTCATCAACTTCACCAACCCGGCCGGCCTGGTCACCGAGGCCATGTCCCGCCATCTCGGCGACCGTGTCATCGGCATCTGCGACTCGCCCGTCGGTCTCGGCCGCCGTATCGCCCGGGTGCTCGGCGCGAGCCCCGAGGAGGCGTGGATCGACTACGTCGGTCTCAACCACCTCGGCTGGGTGCGCGGCCTGCACATCGCCGGGCGCGACGAACTCCCGCGCCTGCTCGCCGACCCCGACCTGCTCGGCTCCTTCGAGGAGGGCAAACTCTTCGGCACCGACTGGCTGCGGTCCCTGGGCGCGATCCCCAACGAGTACCTGCACTACTACTACTTCAACCGCGAGACCGTCCGCGCCTACCAGCAGGCCGACAAGACCCGCGGCGCCTTCCTGCGTGACCAGCAGGCTCACTTCTACGAGGAGATGCGCGACCCGGACGCGCCGGCCCTCGCCGCCTGGGACCGCACCCGCGCCGAGCGCGAGGCCACCTACATGTCCGAGAACCGGGAGACGGCCGGCGCCGGAGAGCGTGACGCCGACGATCTGTCGGGCGGCTACGAGAAGGTCGCGCTCGCCCTGATGCGGGCCATCGCCCGCGACGAACGCACCACCCTGATCCTGAACGTGCGCAACGTGAACACCCTCTCCGTGCTCGACCGTGACGCCGTCATCGAGGTCCCCTGCCTGGTCGGCGCCAACGGTGCGCACCCGGTCGCGGTCGACCCGCTGCCCGGCCACGCCACGGGCCTGGTGTGCGCGGTCAAGGCGGTCGAGCGCGAGGTGCTCGCAGCCGCCGAGTCCGGCTCCCGTACGAGGGCCGTGAAGGCCTTCGCGCTCCATCCGCTGGTCGACTCCGTGAACGTGGCCCGCAGGCTCGTCGAGGGCTACACCGCCGTCCATCCCGGCCTGGCCTATCTTGGGTAA
- a CDS encoding FAD/NAD(P)-binding protein: protein MTQVRKRHTVAIVGAGAAGALTAVQLCETATRRRTPLDVVLVDPAPEAGRGTAYATPDPRHRLNVPAGNMSAYPDEPGHFTRWLCRHGEPSVTAADFATRYRYGAYLADTLGQAVVRAHGTVTVRRRRTRAESCTGTPDGRVELRLADGERLTADAAVLATGPVGATAAWAPPALREAPRFVGAPWTPGALDGAREGTDDVLLVGTGLTAVDLALTLDRPGRTVHALSRSGLLPQPHALRPAGVMTAPDDLDDTSLGRLRRAVYRHLSRSVRTHGDWRPGLDSLRPHTVRLWRSLTPEEREEFLAREGALWNTHRHRMAPATAEHVSRARTARRLHVHTGTVVRAAADEDGTLAVELSGGRTVCVGWVVDCTGPGRRLDDPLWASLFASGAAVHGPLGMGVATRDGRLLDARGRTGLPLFTLGFPRRGELWETTAIPEIRGQAAELAQQLLAPLTPKHRASRRPVDGHGLALTTHAEAAAAYRTGLDRVLRVRSGAEDAFARSVALDPGFALGHAALALLGHECSAAVDVPRALADAQRCARERADERERSFVDVITRRVIGDDGDEALVRHLREHPGDALALAAAVPTIAFSGVSDLQDDEALGLLELTSPAYDGHWFHTSLLAFLRQGQGRLHEAGELAHRALAVEPASGHAVHALAHVHYESGAHEAGRDWLDRWVSGRGRGAVHRAHFSWHIALHELALDDPAAVRRRWFAQLAPGRVTGMRALVDSGSLLWRARLSDSWQGELPTGDVLESVGRDVLERPATAFTALHAAVALTAAGDLPALRRLRDHAAGADPVQREVVAPLCEAFAALVEERFKEAARGLDALLPVLRRVGGSAAQREVVEETLLYALVADGRCEAARRLLDARLDRKPAPRDRRLLAELPG, encoded by the coding sequence GTGACCCAAGTCCGCAAGCGGCACACCGTGGCCATCGTCGGAGCCGGCGCGGCGGGCGCCCTGACCGCCGTCCAGCTCTGCGAGACGGCGACCCGCCGCCGGACTCCCCTGGACGTCGTCCTCGTCGACCCGGCACCGGAGGCGGGTCGCGGCACCGCCTACGCCACGCCCGACCCCCGGCACCGGCTCAACGTCCCCGCGGGCAACATGAGCGCCTACCCCGACGAACCGGGACACTTCACCCGCTGGCTGTGCCGGCACGGCGAACCGTCGGTCACCGCCGCCGACTTCGCCACCCGCTACCGCTACGGCGCCTATCTCGCCGACACCCTCGGCCAGGCCGTCGTCCGCGCCCACGGCACGGTCACCGTGCGCAGGCGGCGCACCCGCGCGGAGAGCTGTACCGGCACCCCCGACGGCCGGGTGGAGCTCCGCCTCGCCGACGGGGAACGGCTGACCGCGGATGCCGCCGTCCTCGCCACCGGCCCCGTCGGCGCGACCGCGGCCTGGGCCCCGCCCGCCCTGCGCGAGGCGCCCCGCTTCGTCGGCGCACCCTGGACGCCCGGCGCCCTGGACGGCGCGCGCGAGGGCACCGACGACGTGCTGCTCGTCGGCACCGGCCTGACCGCCGTCGACCTGGCCCTCACCCTCGACCGCCCCGGCCGCACCGTGCACGCCCTGTCCCGCAGCGGACTGCTGCCCCAGCCGCACGCGCTGCGCCCGGCCGGGGTGATGACCGCACCCGACGACCTCGACGACACCTCCCTGGGCCGGCTGCGCCGGGCGGTCTACCGCCACCTCAGCCGCTCGGTCCGCACCCACGGCGACTGGCGCCCCGGCCTGGACAGCCTCCGCCCGCACACCGTACGGCTGTGGCGCAGCCTCACCCCCGAGGAGCGGGAGGAGTTCCTGGCCCGCGAGGGCGCCCTGTGGAACACCCACCGCCACCGCATGGCTCCCGCCACCGCCGAACACGTCTCACGGGCCCGCACCGCCCGCCGCCTCCACGTCCACACCGGTACGGTCGTCCGCGCCGCCGCCGACGAGGACGGCACCCTCGCCGTCGAGCTCTCGGGCGGGCGGACGGTGTGCGTCGGCTGGGTCGTCGACTGCACCGGGCCGGGGCGCCGGCTCGACGACCCGCTGTGGGCCTCGCTGTTCGCCTCCGGCGCGGCCGTGCACGGTCCGCTGGGCATGGGCGTGGCCACCCGTGACGGGCGCCTCCTGGACGCCCGCGGCCGTACCGGGCTCCCGCTGTTCACCCTCGGCTTCCCGCGCCGCGGCGAGCTGTGGGAGACCACCGCCATCCCCGAAATCCGCGGCCAGGCGGCCGAGTTGGCCCAGCAGTTGCTGGCGCCGCTCACCCCGAAGCACCGCGCGAGCCGCCGTCCCGTCGACGGGCACGGACTCGCCCTGACCACCCATGCCGAGGCGGCCGCCGCCTACCGCACCGGACTCGACCGGGTCCTCAGGGTGCGGTCCGGCGCCGAGGACGCCTTCGCCCGCTCGGTCGCGCTCGATCCCGGCTTCGCCCTCGGCCATGCCGCCCTCGCCCTGCTGGGCCACGAGTGTTCGGCCGCCGTCGATGTGCCGCGTGCCCTCGCCGACGCGCAGCGCTGCGCCCGCGAGCGGGCCGACGAGCGCGAGCGCTCCTTCGTGGACGTGATCACCCGCCGGGTCATCGGCGACGACGGGGACGAGGCCCTCGTACGCCATCTACGGGAGCACCCCGGTGACGCGCTCGCGCTCGCGGCGGCGGTGCCCACCATCGCCTTCTCCGGCGTCAGCGACCTCCAGGACGACGAGGCGCTGGGTCTGCTCGAACTGACGTCGCCGGCGTACGACGGGCACTGGTTCCACACCTCGCTGCTCGCCTTCCTGCGCCAGGGGCAGGGCCGGCTGCACGAGGCGGGCGAACTCGCCCACCGGGCCCTGGCCGTCGAACCGGCCTCCGGGCACGCCGTGCACGCCCTGGCGCATGTGCACTACGAGTCGGGCGCGCACGAAGCGGGCCGCGACTGGCTGGACCGCTGGGTGTCGGGGCGGGGCCGGGGCGCGGTCCACCGGGCGCACTTCTCCTGGCACATCGCCCTGCACGAACTGGCCCTCGACGACCCGGCCGCGGTCCGCAGGCGCTGGTTCGCCCAACTCGCGCCCGGCCGGGTGACCGGAATGCGCGCCCTGGTCGACTCGGGGTCGCTGCTCTGGCGGGCGCGGCTCAGCGACAGCTGGCAGGGCGAACTGCCCACAGGGGACGTGCTGGAATCGGTCGGCCGCGACGTGCTGGAGCGCCCCGCGACCGCGTTCACCGCCCTGCACGCCGCGGTCGCCCTGACCGCCGCCGGGGACCTGCCCGCCCTGCGCAGGCTGCGCGACCACGCGGCGGGGGCCGACCCCGTGCAGCGGGAAGTTGTCGCGCCGCTGTGCGAGGCGTTCGCCGCGCTCGTCGAGGAACGCTTCAAGGAGGCGGCCCGCGGTCTCGACGCGCTGCTGCCCGTGCTGCGCCGGGTCGGCGGCAGCGCGGCCCAGCGCGAGGTCGTCGAGGAGACGCTGCTGTACGCGCTGGTGGCCGACGGCCGTTGTGAGGCGGCCCGCCGACTGCTGGACGCCCGCCTCGACCGCAAACCGGCGCCCCGCGACCGCCGGTTGCTCGCCGAACTGCCCGGCTGA
- a CDS encoding lipase family protein, with the protein MVIGGPPLDAWKVQYGSTDGRGKPVSVAGTVVVPKKPWTGPGERPLVAFVPGTLGIGPQCAFSKQLAGQYQDAYEGPNMAALLNAGYAVAATDGQGYMDGQVHPYASGAEAGHAALDMARAASRVPGSGVSPDAQVGIWGYSEGGSGSLWAAQLARSYAPELKVVGAASGGTPADLKQVAGNLDGQFFAGFLIDAFIGLSITHPDMPFDEFLNDSGHKAVKDAESLCALGTVSRFAGARIEQYTKDGLTLDQLYALPAPDGATWGDAVEANKLGVGIGTPGSGARYEIGFPLLQYRGLLDEVIPAGMATSTRRAYCSAGINTQWTPYVGDHLTGDPQSVGDVVGWLGDRFEGKTTKGNC; encoded by the coding sequence ATGGTGATCGGCGGTCCGCCGCTGGACGCCTGGAAGGTCCAGTACGGCTCCACCGACGGGCGCGGCAAGCCGGTCTCCGTCGCCGGCACCGTCGTCGTACCGAAGAAGCCGTGGACCGGCCCGGGTGAACGGCCGCTCGTCGCGTTCGTGCCCGGCACCCTGGGCATCGGACCGCAGTGCGCGTTCTCCAAGCAACTGGCGGGCCAGTACCAGGACGCCTACGAGGGCCCCAACATGGCGGCGCTGCTCAACGCCGGTTACGCCGTCGCTGCGACCGACGGCCAGGGATACATGGACGGCCAGGTCCACCCGTACGCCTCCGGGGCCGAGGCCGGTCACGCCGCCCTCGACATGGCCCGCGCGGCCTCCCGGGTGCCCGGCAGCGGGGTGAGCCCCGACGCCCAAGTCGGGATCTGGGGCTACTCGGAGGGCGGTTCGGGCAGCCTGTGGGCGGCCCAGCTCGCCCGCTCGTACGCGCCCGAGCTGAAGGTCGTCGGCGCCGCCTCCGGCGGGACCCCCGCCGACCTCAAGCAGGTCGCGGGCAACCTCGACGGGCAGTTCTTCGCCGGGTTCCTGATCGACGCGTTCATCGGCCTGTCCATCACCCACCCGGACATGCCGTTCGACGAGTTCCTCAACGACAGCGGCCACAAGGCCGTCAAGGACGCCGAGTCGCTGTGCGCGCTCGGCACCGTCAGCCGCTTCGCGGGCGCCCGCATCGAGCAGTACACCAAGGACGGGCTGACCCTCGACCAGCTGTACGCCCTGCCCGCCCCCGACGGCGCCACCTGGGGCGATGCCGTCGAGGCCAACAAGCTCGGCGTCGGCATCGGCACACCCGGCTCGGGCGCCCGCTACGAGATCGGGTTCCCGCTGCTCCAGTACCGCGGCCTGCTCGACGAGGTGATCCCCGCCGGCATGGCCACCAGCACGCGCCGCGCCTACTGCTCCGCCGGGATCAACACCCAGTGGACGCCGTACGTCGGCGATCACCTCACCGGCGACCCGCAGTCGGTCGGCGACGTGGTCGGGTGGCTCGGCGACCGGTTCGAAGGCAAGACGACAAAGGGCAACTGCTGA
- a CDS encoding glycoside hydrolase family 16 protein: protein MSETSGMPRRRRALVAVLATIGLAAAAATVATLPASASAPTPPSGWSQVFLDDFNGSAGSGVNTSNWQYDTGTSYPGGPANWGTGEVETMTSSTSNVSLDGNGNLRITPVRNASGHWTSGRIETTRTDFQPPAGGKLRVEARLQMPNVTGTAAEGYWPAFWMLGAPYRGNYQNWPGVGELDVMENVQGLNKVWATMHCGTNPGGPCNETSGIGNNIACPNTTCQSGFHTYKMEWDRSVSPEAIRFYVDGVNYHTVTANQVDATTWANATNHGFFVILNVAMGGAFPDALGGGLDRDTESGHPMVVDYVQVLQSGSGGGGGTTPPPSGNRDAYSAIQAESYDSQSGVGTETTTDTGGGQDIGWLANGDWAQYKGVNFGSAPATQFFARVASGAGSGVSGLVEVRLDSRTNAPVGSFALADTGGWQSWRTVPANITSVTGTHDVYLTFTSGQPADFVNVNWFDFGH from the coding sequence ATGAGTGAAACCTCCGGCATGCCCAGACGGCGGCGGGCCCTCGTCGCCGTGCTCGCGACGATCGGTCTGGCCGCCGCTGCCGCCACGGTCGCCACCCTGCCCGCCAGCGCCTCCGCCCCCACACCCCCGTCCGGCTGGTCCCAGGTCTTCCTGGACGACTTCAACGGTTCCGCGGGCTCCGGCGTCAACACCTCCAACTGGCAGTACGACACCGGGACCTCGTATCCCGGCGGCCCCGCCAACTGGGGCACCGGCGAGGTCGAGACGATGACGTCCAGCACGAGCAACGTCTCGCTGGACGGCAACGGCAACCTCCGCATCACCCCGGTGCGTAACGCGTCCGGCCACTGGACGTCGGGCCGCATCGAGACCACCCGCACCGACTTCCAGCCCCCGGCCGGCGGCAAGCTGCGGGTCGAGGCCCGCCTCCAGATGCCGAACGTCACCGGCACCGCGGCCGAGGGCTACTGGCCCGCCTTCTGGATGCTGGGCGCCCCCTACCGCGGCAACTACCAGAACTGGCCGGGCGTCGGCGAGCTGGACGTCATGGAGAACGTCCAGGGCCTGAACAAGGTCTGGGCCACGATGCACTGCGGCACCAACCCCGGCGGCCCCTGCAACGAGACCTCCGGCATCGGCAACAACATCGCCTGCCCGAACACCACCTGCCAGTCCGGCTTCCACACCTACAAGATGGAGTGGGACCGCTCGGTGAGCCCCGAGGCGATCCGCTTCTACGTCGACGGCGTCAACTACCACACGGTGACGGCGAACCAGGTCGACGCGACGACCTGGGCCAACGCCACCAATCACGGCTTCTTCGTCATCCTGAACGTGGCGATGGGCGGCGCCTTCCCGGACGCGCTCGGCGGCGGCCTGGACCGCGACACCGAGTCCGGGCACCCGATGGTCGTCGACTACGTCCAGGTCCTCCAGTCCGGCAGCGGGGGCGGGGGCGGCACCACTCCCCCGCCCTCCGGCAACCGGGACGCATACAGCGCGATCCAGGCCGAGTCGTACGACAGCCAGTCCGGCGTGGGCACCGAGACGACCACGGACACCGGCGGCGGGCAGGACATCGGCTGGCTCGCGAACGGCGACTGGGCGCAGTACAAGGGCGTGAACTTCGGCTCCGCACCGGCCACGCAGTTCTTCGCCCGGGTGGCGAGCGGCGCGGGCTCCGGGGTGAGCGGACTGGTCGAGGTCCGCCTCGACAGCCGTACGAACGCGCCCGTCGGCAGTTTCGCACTGGCCGACACGGGCGGCTGGCAGTCCTGGCGGACGGTCCCGGCCAACATCACCTCGGTCACCGGCACCCATGACGTGTACCTCACCTTCACCAGCGGACAGCCGGCCGACTTCGTGAACGTGAACTGGTTCGACTTCGGTCATTGA
- the opcA gene encoding glucose-6-phosphate dehydrogenase assembly protein OpcA: protein MKIDLTDTTASKINKALVRGRHAIGTPAVGMVLTMVIVTDEENAYDSIKAAEEASHEHPSRTLVVIRRQSRTPRERTRSRLDAEVRVGSEAGTGETVVLRTFGEVSDHADSVVLPLLLPDAPVVVWWPADAPEVPAKDPLGALAQRRITDLYAVEHPLEALDARARAYTPGDTDLAWTRLTPWRSMLAAALDQARVPVISAAVESEADNPAAELLARWLEVRLKVKVDRVVTAGPVVTAVRLGTAGGEIVIDRPEGPLATLTLPGQPPRSLALKVRATSELIAEELRRLDADEMYAIALRGQDTEEHS from the coding sequence ATGAAGATCGACCTGACCGACACCACGGCAAGCAAGATCAACAAGGCGCTGGTACGGGGCCGCCACGCCATCGGGACCCCGGCCGTGGGCATGGTTCTGACGATGGTCATCGTCACGGACGAGGAGAACGCCTACGACTCGATCAAGGCGGCCGAGGAGGCCTCGCACGAGCACCCCTCGCGCACCCTGGTCGTCATCAGGCGGCAGTCCCGCACCCCGCGGGAGCGCACCCGGTCGCGGCTGGACGCCGAGGTCCGGGTCGGCTCCGAGGCGGGCACCGGCGAGACGGTGGTCCTGCGGACCTTCGGCGAGGTCTCCGACCACGCCGACTCCGTGGTGCTGCCGCTTCTGCTGCCGGACGCCCCGGTCGTCGTGTGGTGGCCGGCGGACGCACCCGAGGTGCCCGCCAAGGACCCGCTCGGCGCCCTCGCGCAGCGCCGGATCACCGATCTGTACGCCGTCGAGCACCCGCTGGAGGCCCTCGACGCCCGTGCCCGCGCCTACACGCCCGGCGACACCGACCTCGCCTGGACCCGGTTGACCCCGTGGCGCTCGATGCTGGCGGCGGCCCTGGACCAGGCCCGGGTGCCGGTGATCTCGGCCGCCGTGGAGAGCGAGGCCGACAACCCGGCCGCCGAACTGCTCGCCCGCTGGCTGGAGGTACGGCTGAAGGTCAAGGTCGACCGCGTGGTCACCGCCGGACCGGTCGTCACCGCCGTACGCCTCGGCACCGCGGGCGGCGAGATCGTCATCGACCGGCCCGAGGGCCCCCTGGCCACGCTGACCCTGCCGGGCCAGCCGCCGCGCTCGCTCGCCCTGAAGGTCCGGGCCACCTCCGAACTCATCGCCGAGGAGCTGCGCCGCCTCGACGCCGACGAGATGTACGCCATCGCCCTGCGCGGCCAGGACACCGAGGAACACTCCTGA